In Methanobacterium paludis, the following proteins share a genomic window:
- a CDS encoding DASS family sodium-coupled anion symporter produces the protein MNINKKAMGFVVAILAFIAIMLIPMHGLSYPGRAAIALLVFAIVMWGTETVPLPVTSIMIMFLLPLLGIESFTNAAVGFANPIIFLMIGGFILAEAIRKSGLAKRFTYFLLSKLGTSPSMSLFAAIFSTGLLSAWIENVVAFAMLLPIIKEIIPLMGVKDAEKGNSNFAKAMVLGASYGSLAGGFGTEIGTAPNLMAAAYTHLPFANWMVFGFPLAIILLLAIWKTLQWVFPPEVEGIIGGKETLTNTLSKLGSMSKTEKITAVILFFTIGLWVTTGFTGLDSYSVALIGAALYFITGVIDWKDAQKNIDWGLIIFFGGALALGAALLNSGAATYLIQDVLGMLGGNPATLVIMLVLMIIAVIFTQVMSNIALAAILVPIAVTLASAQGQPIGIYAVPVAIACSLSYMFPMADPTVAMAYGTGYVNVKEIFKAGLPMVIIGIIVSIAVILTIGIPFLG, from the coding sequence ATGAATATTAATAAGAAGGCTATGGGTTTTGTTGTGGCTATTTTGGCCTTCATAGCGATTATGTTAATTCCTATGCATGGTTTAAGTTATCCTGGTCGTGCTGCAATTGCACTTTTGGTTTTCGCCATTGTAATGTGGGGTACTGAGACTGTCCCCCTGCCTGTGACATCCATCATGATCATGTTCTTGCTACCTTTACTGGGCATAGAAAGTTTCACTAATGCCGCAGTAGGGTTTGCAAATCCTATCATCTTCTTGATGATTGGTGGATTCATTCTGGCAGAGGCTATTCGTAAAAGTGGACTTGCAAAACGTTTCACATATTTTTTACTCTCAAAACTGGGCACAAGCCCAAGTATGAGTCTTTTTGCAGCCATATTCTCAACAGGACTCTTGTCTGCCTGGATTGAAAATGTTGTGGCATTTGCAATGCTACTCCCCATCATCAAGGAAATCATACCTTTGATGGGTGTGAAAGATGCTGAAAAAGGAAACAGTAACTTTGCTAAGGCCATGGTCTTAGGTGCTTCATACGGTTCCCTGGCAGGTGGATTCGGAACAGAAATAGGAACTGCACCGAACCTGATGGCAGCTGCCTATACACATTTACCATTTGCTAACTGGATGGTTTTCGGATTCCCACTTGCAATAATATTACTTCTGGCTATCTGGAAAACTCTACAATGGGTGTTCCCACCAGAAGTTGAAGGAATTATCGGTGGAAAAGAAACATTAACCAACACACTCAGCAAACTCGGATCCATGAGTAAAACAGAGAAAATAACAGCAGTTATCCTATTTTTCACCATAGGTCTATGGGTTACAACAGGATTCACAGGACTCGACAGTTACTCTGTAGCACTTATCGGTGCAGCACTCTACTTCATAACTGGTGTTATTGACTGGAAAGACGCTCAAAAAAACATCGACTGGGGATTAATCATCTTCTTCGGAGGTGCTTTAGCCCTTGGAGCCGCACTACTAAACTCAGGAGCCGCAACCTATCTGATACAAGATGTGCTTGGAATGCTCGGAGGTAATCCAGCGACATTAGTTATCATGCTCGTGTTGATGATTATTGCCGTGATCTTCACACAGGTCATGTCCAACATAGCATTAGCAGCTATACTAGTGCCAATTGCTGTAACTTTAGCTTCTGCTCAGGGTCAACCCATTGGTATTTATGCTGTACCTGTGGCAATCGCATGTTCACTGTCTTACATGTTCCCAATGGCAGATCCAACAGTTGCAATGGCATACGGAACAGGTT
- a CDS encoding ABC transporter permease — MSIYTLSLKNFKRRKLRSALTMLGVMIGVIALVVLVGIGTGLTSFTEATFTNFYGDITIMNSTGGSDALASSSDSYLSANAVSKIENNSQLYDIQKQTQFNSQINNMSVTVVGLGDWNQIKIANGTQGVVISQSLVDAFNYKIGSNITIEDHKFTVTGITNSGGGAQEGFVVLNVADALPLNDNQVSLITANTKSDPNTVSKEIEGNINGTSALTKSDLTKEVDDAINGILLFVSAIASIALLVGMISIINIMLVNVTERTREIGVLKAIGFTNREILGSILAEAGFLGLIASTLGVIIAAILLEIVLIVLAPQFNINGISLAQMLPLWLVVGVVGGATILSVLAGLYPAWRASRLNVVEALRYE; from the coding sequence ATGAGTATTTATACATTATCATTAAAAAATTTTAAAAGAAGGAAGCTTAGAAGTGCTTTAACTATGTTAGGTGTGATGATTGGAGTAATTGCTTTAGTGGTTCTTGTGGGTATTGGTACGGGACTGACATCCTTTACAGAAGCTACATTTACCAATTTTTATGGGGATATTACAATCATGAACAGTACCGGTGGATCGGACGCATTGGCTTCTTCCAGTGATTCCTATTTGAGTGCAAACGCAGTATCCAAGATAGAGAACAACTCCCAACTCTATGATATTCAAAAACAAACACAATTTAACAGCCAGATAAATAATATGTCTGTAACTGTTGTGGGATTGGGTGATTGGAATCAAATAAAGATAGCAAATGGAACTCAAGGCGTTGTTATTAGCCAGTCACTAGTCGATGCTTTCAATTATAAAATTGGAAGTAACATAACCATTGAAGATCATAAATTCACAGTAACGGGAATAACCAACAGCGGAGGAGGAGCTCAAGAAGGGTTTGTGGTTTTAAACGTTGCTGATGCACTTCCTCTAAATGATAATCAAGTCTCACTTATTACAGCAAATACTAAAAGTGACCCGAATACTGTATCAAAAGAAATTGAGGGTAATATAAATGGAACCAGTGCATTAACAAAATCTGATTTAACAAAAGAGGTTGATGACGCGATAAACGGAATTCTGTTATTTGTTAGTGCAATAGCAAGCATTGCTCTTCTGGTAGGAATGATAAGCATTATAAACATCATGTTAGTTAACGTAACAGAGAGAACCAGAGAAATTGGAGTGTTAAAAGCCATAGGCTTCACAAACAGAGAAATACTAGGAAGCATACTTGCAGAAGCTGGATTTTTAGGTTTAATAGCATCTACACTAGGGGTAATCATAGCGGCAATTTTATTGGAAATAGTACTCATTGTACTCGCTCCTCAATTCAATATAAACGGCATCAGTCTTGCACAAATGTTACCGTTATGGTTGGTTGTGGGAGTAGTTGGTGGTGCCACTATTCTTAGTGTTTTAGCGGGTTTGTACCCTGCATGGAGGGCTTCAAGGTTGAATGTTGTGGAGGCGTTAAGGTATGAATAA
- a CDS encoding ABC transporter ATP-binding protein: MNNSNVIEFKDVWKTYPMGTEEVKALRGVNLKIKKGSFIAIMGPSGSGKSTLLHLAGILDTPTKGTVLMNGKNIEDYSGKEQAKLRRENIGFIFQRFNLMPQLNALENVMLPMITADKEKAKKLLDKVGLSGKYNRLQNQLSGGEQQRVSIARALANDPTILLADEPTGELDTQNTKIIMELIKDLNEKDGLTIVEVTHNPLSAEFATELIKMQDGNIIR, from the coding sequence ATGAATAATAGCAATGTAATTGAATTTAAGGATGTATGGAAAACTTATCCCATGGGAACAGAAGAAGTAAAAGCTCTTCGTGGTGTTAATCTAAAAATAAAAAAAGGTTCGTTTATAGCTATAATGGGGCCTTCAGGATCTGGAAAATCAACTTTACTCCATTTAGCAGGGATACTTGACACTCCAACAAAGGGAACTGTTTTGATGAATGGAAAAAACATAGAAGATTATTCTGGAAAAGAACAGGCAAAACTTCGAAGAGAAAATATTGGATTCATATTTCAGAGATTCAACTTAATGCCACAATTAAACGCCTTAGAAAACGTTATGTTACCAATGATCACTGCAGACAAAGAAAAAGCAAAAAAACTCCTGGATAAAGTTGGATTGTCTGGTAAATATAACAGATTACAGAACCAACTTTCTGGTGGAGAACAACAAAGAGTATCAATAGCCAGAGCACTTGCAAACGATCCCACCATTTTACTAGCAGATGAACCCACAGGAGAACTCGACACACAAAACACAAAAATTATAATGGAACTAATTAAAGATCTAAACGAAAAAGACGGGTTAACCATTGTAGAAGTGACTCACAATCCATTATCAGCTGAATTTGCAACGGAATTAATTAAAATGCAGGATGGAAATATAATCCGTTAA
- the acs gene encoding acetate--CoA ligase alpha subunit, with translation MLDMFNAKSIAVIGASETKGKIGYDIMKSLLNYYKGKIVPVNPRGGKIHGLPAYTSIKEHGPVDLAVITIPSHIIPATVEECGETGIKNIVVISAGFKEVDEEGAKLENQMVEICKRYDIKLVGPNCLGIMNTYNDMNASFSSDIAHKGKISFMTQSGAIMAAILDYADKKNIGFSRIVSLGNKAMINENDCIKDFMEDENTEVISAYLEGIVDGRGFIEASRTASRKKPVLVIKAGRTSKGSEAVSSHTGTIAGSDSAYEAAFSQCGIIRVNSLDELMDYSSALALSPLPKGNKIVILTNAGGPAIMTTDVAIRSGLELAQLTCETRQKLKDGLPETASVKNPVDVLGDASPERYAFALDTVLEDPNVDGIIYLVTPQSVTDAEGIAKVAIEHAATSEKPILCSFFGGTSFGGAEKLLAKKQVPNYLYPKRAVKSMKKLYDYSIIKDQEYPKPHEFDVDKVFVKNIIEDAKEKGIHTLGLESLDILKAYGIPTVGTSITKTVEETVKSAEEIGYPLVMKIVSPQISHKSDVGGIKLNLNNAEEVKAAYEDMMENIPKKEPEADLEGVQLQKMLSGGKEVIIGMVQDPTFGPMLMFGLGGIYVEVLKDVKFAIAPVTKIEAEDMISGIKTHELLEGTRGDEAKDIESITNIILRISQLVTDFPEINEFEINPLMVFDEGEGALAVDMRLMLKEGEINPLMAFDGGEGAVVSDKVELKED, from the coding sequence ATGCTTGATATGTTCAATGCAAAATCAATTGCGGTAATAGGTGCATCGGAGACAAAAGGTAAAATTGGATACGATATAATGAAATCCCTTTTGAATTACTACAAGGGAAAAATTGTCCCGGTCAATCCTAGAGGTGGTAAAATACACGGCCTTCCTGCGTATACATCAATAAAAGAACATGGTCCTGTAGATCTTGCAGTTATAACCATCCCTTCCCATATAATTCCAGCAACAGTTGAAGAATGTGGAGAAACTGGAATAAAAAATATTGTTGTTATTTCAGCTGGATTTAAAGAGGTTGATGAAGAAGGGGCTAAACTTGAGAATCAAATGGTGGAGATATGCAAACGATACGATATTAAACTTGTGGGTCCTAACTGTCTGGGTATAATGAATACATACAACGATATGAATGCATCTTTTTCTTCTGATATCGCCCATAAAGGTAAAATATCTTTCATGACTCAGTCTGGAGCTATCATGGCAGCTATTCTTGATTATGCTGATAAAAAGAATATAGGATTTTCCAGAATTGTCAGTCTTGGAAATAAAGCCATGATCAATGAAAATGATTGTATAAAAGATTTCATGGAAGATGAGAATACCGAAGTTATATCTGCATATCTTGAGGGTATTGTTGATGGTCGTGGTTTTATAGAGGCCAGTAGAACTGCCTCCCGGAAAAAACCCGTTCTTGTTATAAAAGCTGGAAGAACCTCCAAAGGATCTGAAGCAGTTTCCTCCCATACTGGTACTATTGCTGGTTCTGACTCTGCATATGAGGCAGCATTCTCCCAATGTGGAATTATACGTGTAAATTCCCTTGATGAACTGATGGATTACAGTAGTGCTTTAGCATTATCTCCCCTTCCAAAGGGAAATAAAATAGTCATACTCACAAACGCCGGTGGTCCAGCTATTATGACCACGGACGTTGCAATAAGATCTGGCCTTGAACTCGCTCAACTCACCTGCGAGACCCGGCAAAAGTTGAAGGATGGATTACCTGAAACTGCAAGTGTTAAAAATCCTGTAGATGTATTAGGGGATGCAAGTCCAGAGAGGTATGCATTTGCTCTTGATACTGTTTTAGAGGATCCCAACGTGGATGGAATAATTTATCTGGTAACACCTCAATCTGTTACTGATGCTGAAGGAATTGCCAAAGTTGCAATTGAACATGCGGCTACATCTGAAAAACCAATTTTATGCAGTTTCTTTGGAGGAACCAGTTTTGGAGGTGCTGAAAAACTTCTAGCCAAAAAACAGGTTCCAAATTATCTGTACCCTAAAAGAGCTGTAAAGAGCATGAAAAAATTATACGATTACAGCATCATCAAAGACCAGGAATATCCTAAACCTCATGAATTTGATGTTGACAAAGTTTTTGTTAAAAACATAATCGAAGATGCCAAAGAAAAAGGTATTCATACCCTTGGTCTTGAATCGTTGGATATACTAAAAGCATATGGAATTCCAACGGTAGGTACCTCAATTACAAAAACCGTTGAAGAGACAGTGAAATCTGCTGAAGAAATTGGATATCCATTGGTTATGAAGATAGTCTCTCCACAAATTTCACATAAATCTGATGTTGGTGGAATCAAACTCAACCTCAACAACGCAGAGGAAGTTAAGGCAGCTTATGAAGATATGATGGAGAACATACCTAAAAAAGAACCTGAAGCAGATCTTGAGGGTGTTCAACTACAGAAAATGTTGTCTGGTGGTAAAGAAGTGATCATAGGTATGGTCCAAGATCCTACTTTCGGTCCTATGCTCATGTTTGGACTTGGCGGTATATACGTTGAAGTATTAAAAGACGTTAAATTCGCAATTGCACCTGTAACTAAAATTGAAGCAGAAGATATGATAAGTGGAATTAAAACTCATGAACTTCTTGAGGGAACACGAGGAGATGAAGCAAAGGATATTGAATCTATTACAAATATAATATTAAGGATTTCACAACTTGTCACAGACTTCCCAGAGATCAACGAGTTTGAGATCAACCCACTAATGGTCTTTGACGAAGGAGAAGGAGCATTAGCCGTTGATATGAGATTAATGTTGAAAGAAGGTGAAATCAACCCATTAATGGCTTTTGATGGGGGAGAAGGAGCAGTAGTTTCTGATAAAGTGGAGTTGAAGGAGGATTAA
- a CDS encoding DUF5518 domain-containing protein, with product MVKWSVVFVGFILSIVFSAIFGMLSPTWGSNLGLFIAGLIVGLMVGGVWDGLANAAVAGAFGAIVIAILILVGGAIFAGLAGFVAGAVTGGLLVIVALIQSLVVMGLGGAIGGLLRGKG from the coding sequence ATGGTGAAATGGAGTGTTGTGTTTGTAGGTTTTATTTTATCGATAGTGTTTTCGGCCATATTTGGAATGCTCTCCCCTACGTGGGGATCTAACCTTGGACTCTTTATAGCAGGTTTAATAGTGGGATTGATGGTTGGTGGTGTTTGGGATGGTCTGGCCAATGCTGCAGTTGCAGGTGCCTTCGGAGCCATAGTTATAGCTATCCTTATCCTGGTTGGGGGAGCAATATTTGCAGGTTTAGCAGGTTTTGTAGCTGGAGCAGTTACGGGAGGTTTGCTTGTAATAGTTGCCTTGATACAATCTTTGGTAGTCATGGGATTAGGAGGAGCTATCGGAGGCCTTCTCAGGGGTAAAGGCTAA
- a CDS encoding tetratricopeptide repeat protein, with product MPILLFGSRHVELITGKKTTTIRKLWKKPLSHGDRLHCYWNLVSKERRKLFEAKVTDVEVVKFEDLIKDDALAREEGFNNASELETEFKKMYPNDTKKDSLFQVIRFKKLPVDEWEGKKIDEKSMITKRADILFDVGKFNKSVMCYSAALNIDPEDVYLLNKKGDNLSRLGKFDEALECYDKALKLDPKNEFIWNNKAIALLNSNKPEEALKSNGKALKLNSENVVVLYWRGFILEVLGRFQEALDFYNRILEINPEDPDVWNAKGNILSEMDKADEALECYDKSLELCLDDSIDASTWNRKGNALLELGRFKEAIDCYDKALSLDTGNDIIWNNKGVAFMELHQFEDAMNCFKKALIINSDNEDSKILRDECLENL from the coding sequence ATACCAATCTTACTCTTTGGAAGTCGTCATGTTGAGCTTATAACAGGCAAAAAGACTACCACAATCAGGAAACTCTGGAAGAAACCTTTATCCCATGGTGACAGGCTGCACTGTTACTGGAACCTGGTTTCAAAGGAGCGAAGAAAGCTGTTCGAAGCCAAAGTCACCGATGTTGAGGTTGTGAAATTCGAAGATCTCATTAAAGATGATGCCCTGGCTCGTGAAGAGGGGTTTAATAATGCTTCAGAACTCGAAACAGAGTTCAAAAAGATGTACCCCAATGATACAAAAAAGGATTCCCTGTTCCAGGTTATAAGATTTAAAAAGCTTCCAGTCGATGAGTGGGAAGGTAAAAAGATAGATGAAAAGTCCATGATAACTAAAAGGGCAGATATACTCTTCGATGTTGGTAAGTTCAATAAATCTGTTATGTGTTACAGTGCCGCGCTTAACATCGACCCTGAAGATGTTTACCTCTTGAATAAGAAGGGGGATAACCTTTCACGTCTCGGAAAGTTCGATGAAGCCCTTGAATGCTACGACAAAGCCCTGAAACTAGACCCAAAAAATGAGTTCATATGGAACAACAAGGCAATAGCTCTTTTAAACTCCAACAAACCTGAAGAAGCATTGAAATCTAATGGCAAAGCTCTTAAATTGAACTCTGAGAATGTTGTTGTGCTTTACTGGAGGGGGTTTATTCTAGAGGTACTTGGAAGGTTCCAGGAAGCTTTGGACTTTTACAACAGGATACTGGAAATCAACCCCGAAGACCCTGATGTCTGGAATGCAAAAGGAAACATTCTGTCTGAGATGGATAAAGCTGATGAAGCCCTTGAATGCTACGACAAATCCCTGGAACTCTGTCTTGATGATTCAATTGACGCATCCACGTGGAACCGTAAAGGAAACGCCCTTCTAGAGCTTGGTCGTTTCAAAGAGGCAATTGACTGCTACGATAAAGCCCTAAGCCTTGACACTGGAAACGATATAATTTGGAACAACAAGGGGGTTGCATTCATGGAGTTACACCAATTTGAAGATGCCATGAACTGCTTTAAAAAAGCACTAATTATAAATTCGGATAATGAAGACTCCAAGATACTGAGGGATGAATGCTTGGAGAACCTTTAA
- a CDS encoding anaerobic ribonucleoside-triphosphate reductase activating protein: MEIGTMLVSSIEFPGKMSLVIFTAKCMLTCPYCHNPDLIEGGNTVSTHDIIEKIKDSSDFIDGVVITGGEPLIQDKELLEVLKYCKQCNLQVKLETNGYYPDKLERLIDWIDYVAMDVKAPFDNYEKVLGKCHLSRDPGECARESMEVCLKSGTYLECRTTYVPDLLDPEDVLEIAKTINCDVYTIQQFRNKVVADDKLHQTPNPSRDELLEIAKTVKPFLKKVKIITSEFAAEVVE; this comes from the coding sequence ATGGAAATAGGCACAATGCTCGTATCATCAATTGAATTTCCCGGTAAAATGTCTCTTGTTATTTTTACTGCAAAATGCATGCTAACCTGTCCTTACTGCCACAATCCAGACCTTATTGAGGGAGGGAATACAGTATCAACCCATGACATCATTGAGAAGATCAAAGATTCCTCTGATTTCATAGATGGTGTTGTTATAACAGGTGGAGAACCACTCATCCAGGATAAAGAGCTTTTGGAAGTTTTAAAGTACTGTAAACAATGCAACTTACAAGTTAAACTTGAAACAAATGGATACTATCCAGACAAACTTGAAAGACTTATAGATTGGATTGATTACGTTGCAATGGATGTCAAAGCCCCCTTCGATAATTACGAGAAGGTTTTGGGTAAATGCCACCTAAGCAGAGATCCAGGTGAATGTGCCAGAGAGAGCATGGAAGTCTGCCTTAAATCAGGTACCTACCTTGAGTGCAGGACAACATACGTTCCAGACCTTCTGGACCCCGAAGACGTTCTGGAAATTGCAAAGACCATAAATTGTGACGTTTATACCATTCAGCAGTTCAGAAACAAGGTTGTTGCAGATGATAAACTTCATCAAACACCTAACCCCTCCAGGGATGAGCTTTTAGAAATTGCAAAGACTGTGAAACCCTTTTTAAAGAAGGTTAAGATCATAACATCTGAGTTCGCTGCTGAAGTTGTGGAATGA
- the hisC gene encoding histidinol-phosphate transaminase — protein sequence MTPKKIVEELEPYVPGRSIEEIASEYGVDPDKVVKLGSNENPMGPSPKAVEAIKENLNLINQYPESNLDGLVKKIAEYAGVSSSNVITGGDGADEILDVLGKTFIEPGDEFIVPLPSYMYYEFTLNIHGGVPVFARWDMEKNTLDVDSVIKALSPKTKLIFLCTPNNPTGGLIDKKDIKTVLESTDALVIVDEAYFEFSGVNNVELLESHDNLFILRTFSKVMGLAGMRIGYGISNPQIISYMYRMKPVFSLTKLSQIAASATLDDKDYIKRSTELSVKSRDFLYSEMSKFDNLKVYESKSNYILVGTRKTGMKARKLTEELMKKGFIVRDCTSFRALDEYWIRVSVGTIEEDKKFIEALKDIIG from the coding sequence ATTACCCCCAAAAAAATCGTTGAAGAACTTGAACCATACGTTCCAGGAAGATCAATTGAAGAAATAGCCTCAGAGTATGGTGTCGACCCGGATAAAGTTGTAAAACTTGGATCAAATGAAAATCCCATGGGTCCATCCCCAAAAGCTGTTGAAGCTATAAAAGAAAATCTCAATCTCATAAATCAGTACCCAGAATCAAATTTAGATGGTCTGGTTAAAAAGATAGCAGAGTATGCAGGAGTTTCGTCATCAAATGTGATTACAGGTGGTGACGGAGCTGATGAAATCCTTGACGTTCTTGGAAAAACGTTTATAGAGCCCGGAGACGAATTCATAGTCCCATTGCCTTCATACATGTATTATGAGTTCACACTCAATATCCACGGAGGAGTGCCAGTGTTTGCAAGGTGGGATATGGAAAAAAACACTCTGGACGTGGATTCTGTAATAAAGGCCCTGTCTCCAAAGACCAAGCTTATATTCTTATGCACACCAAACAACCCTACAGGCGGACTTATAGACAAAAAAGATATCAAAACTGTGCTTGAAAGTACGGATGCATTAGTTATTGTGGATGAGGCTTATTTCGAATTTTCAGGGGTTAACAACGTGGAACTGCTTGAGAGTCACGACAACCTCTTCATCTTAAGGACCTTTTCAAAGGTTATGGGACTTGCAGGAATGAGGATAGGCTACGGAATTTCAAATCCGCAGATTATAAGCTACATGTACCGTATGAAACCTGTATTCAGCCTTACAAAGCTTTCACAGATAGCGGCTTCAGCCACACTGGATGACAAAGACTATATCAAACGATCAACAGAGCTTTCAGTGAAAAGCAGAGACTTTTTATACAGTGAAATGTCTAAATTTGATAATTTGAAAGTTTACGAGTCCAAATCGAACTACATACTGGTTGGCACCCGTAAAACAGGTATGAAAGCCCGCAAATTAACAGAAGAACTCATGAAAAAAGGGTTTATTGTGCGTGACTGCACTTCTTTCAGGGCTTTGGATGAGTACTGGATAAGGGTAAGTGTAGGAACCATCGAAGAGGATAAAAAGTTCATAGAAGCTCTTAAAGATATAATCGGATGA
- a CDS encoding gamma carbonic anhydrase family protein yields MIHRSVKVFDGARITGNVEIGQKSSVWFNAVLRGDMEPITIGNSSNVQDNCVLHSSKGYPLKIGDFVSVGHAAVLHGCTVEENSLIGMNATVLNGALIRKNSIVAAGAVVTEGREFPEGSLIMGIPAKAVRQLEKEEIDKIKDNALRYVEIAKCE; encoded by the coding sequence ATGATACACAGAAGCGTTAAAGTATTTGATGGTGCACGAATAACAGGCAACGTTGAGATCGGCCAAAAATCCTCAGTCTGGTTCAACGCCGTCTTAAGAGGAGATATGGAACCTATAACCATAGGAAACTCATCTAACGTTCAGGACAACTGCGTGCTGCACTCATCAAAAGGTTACCCCCTCAAAATAGGCGATTTTGTTTCTGTGGGACATGCTGCTGTTCTCCACGGCTGCACAGTTGAAGAAAACTCTTTAATCGGCATGAACGCCACAGTCCTAAACGGTGCCCTTATTCGAAAAAACAGCATCGTGGCTGCTGGAGCTGTGGTCACAGAGGGTCGAGAATTTCCAGAAGGTAGTCTGATAATGGGAATTCCTGCAAAGGCCGTAAGGCAACTTGAAAAGGAAGAAATAGATAAAATTAAGGATAATGCATTAAGATACGTTGAAATAGCAAAATGTGAGTGA
- the glmU gene encoding bifunctional sugar-1-phosphate nucleotidylyltransferase/acetyltransferase, producing the protein MKAVILTAGEGTRMRPLTITRPKTMLKVGGKPILQYNVEALRDAGVKELSMVVGYHEEVIKEHFGDGSNFGVNITYLTQEERLGTAHAIGKASKVIDEEFIVLNGDIIVDPELIISLIERYSHGDATSILVLTEVEDPSSFGVVELDGDSITNLVEKPAPEEAPSNLINAGIYIFNPQIFDAIEKTEKSQRGEYEITDSLLIQIKENMKVAGFKSTNKWIDIGRPWELLDVNEHFLKDLETQIDGEVEEGATIHGPVHLGKGSIIRSGSYIMGPVYIGENCDIGPNNYLRKSTFIANNVSIGNAVEIKNSIIMDGSNVNHLSYVGDSIIGANCNVAAGTNIANLRFDDGHVKMVVKGAKIDSGRRKFGVVFGDGVKTGINSSFNPGVKVGVNSRVGSGAIIYSDIPSNKIVLPRQEHVILDYHGE; encoded by the coding sequence ATGAAGGCAGTTATACTCACAGCAGGCGAAGGCACAAGGATGCGGCCCCTAACCATCACAAGACCCAAAACAATGCTAAAAGTTGGGGGAAAACCAATTTTACAGTACAATGTGGAAGCACTGAGGGATGCCGGTGTCAAAGAGTTATCAATGGTTGTAGGATACCATGAAGAGGTTATAAAAGAACACTTTGGAGACGGATCTAACTTTGGAGTGAACATCACTTATTTAACCCAAGAAGAACGTCTTGGAACAGCCCATGCCATAGGAAAAGCTTCAAAGGTCATTGATGAAGAATTTATTGTTTTAAATGGAGACATAATAGTTGATCCAGAACTTATAATCTCTTTAATAGAGAGATATAGTCACGGCGATGCAACATCAATACTCGTTCTTACAGAAGTAGAAGATCCTTCATCTTTTGGGGTTGTTGAGCTTGATGGAGACAGTATAACCAATTTAGTTGAAAAACCAGCTCCAGAAGAAGCTCCAAGCAATTTAATAAACGCAGGGATATACATATTCAACCCCCAGATATTTGATGCCATCGAAAAAACTGAAAAATCCCAGAGGGGAGAGTATGAAATAACAGATTCCCTCTTAATCCAAATAAAGGAAAATATGAAGGTTGCAGGATTTAAATCCACAAACAAATGGATCGACATTGGGAGACCATGGGAACTCCTTGATGTGAACGAACACTTTTTAAAAGATTTAGAAACCCAGATTGATGGAGAAGTGGAAGAAGGAGCCACAATACACGGCCCAGTACATCTCGGGAAAGGAAGCATCATCAGATCAGGTTCCTACATAATGGGACCCGTTTACATAGGGGAAAACTGTGATATCGGCCCAAACAATTACCTGAGGAAATCCACATTTATAGCAAACAACGTGAGCATTGGAAACGCCGTTGAAATCAAAAATTCAATTATAATGGACGGTAGTAATGTTAACCACCTTTCATACGTCGGAGATTCAATTATAGGGGCAAACTGCAATGTAGCAGCAGGTACTAACATTGCAAATCTGCGCTTCGATGATGGACACGTGAAAATGGTTGTTAAAGGTGCTAAGATTGATTCAGGAAGGCGGAAATTTGGAGTGGTATTTGGTGACGGCGTTAAAACCGGTATAAATTCCAGCTTCAATCCCGGTGTAAAGGTCGGGGTTAATTCAAGGGTAGGTTCAGGAGCCATAATCTACAGTGATATACCCTCAAACAAGATAGTTCTACCACGCCAGGAACATGTGATACTTGACTATCATGGAGAATAA